GACCAAGAACTTCAGGCCAGATCAAATTCTTGGTGAGGGCGGGTTTGGGATTGTATATAGAGGACTAATAGACGAAACTGTCAGGCAGGGTATCAAGAGTACTCAAGTTGCAATCAAACAGCTTAACCCAGAGGGGTTTCAAGGAGATAGAGAGTGGCTGGTATTTGTCTTTCCTTGCCTCTTTTCTTCCTCCTGATTAATTCTAccagtcaacttttccttttttaCGCAGTTACTTTTGTTAATAGTTAACTGTGAAACAATATTCTAGGGTAAGTCAGAGGATAATTAAGGTGGCATTTGCTTTGATTTTAAATAATAAATTTTCTCCAGAAAGTGTGGTTTTTACAAAATCCTATCCAAGAATTTAGTACTAGAATTAATAGCATTGCATGACTGTTGAAAAAAGACAGCACAATGTACGGACAGATGCACTCAATTGAATCTTCTCTTGAATTTATGTAGAATCATTTTCCATAAAGAGATATGACTAGAATTTAACGGGATATAGTTCATTAGTGCACCATCTGTTTCATTTTCGATTAACACTTTTGAGTTATATTGCAGGCAGAGGTGAACTACTTAGGCCAACTCAGCCATCCTAATCTCGTGAAACTCATTGGATTCTGCTGCGAAGATGAACACCGGTTGTTGGTCTACGAATTCATGGCATGTGGGAGTTTGGAGAAGCACCTCTTCCGAAGTTGGTACCTAGATTATTTTCTACTAAAAATACGAAACTTCAGAACACTGTTGTGTTACTAACTTGAATTGTCCTTCCTACTTGCAGAAGTATGCCTTACAATGCCTTGGTCGATCAGAATGAAGATTGCTTTAGATGCTGCCAAAGGGCTAGCTTTTCTTCATGGAGCAGAAAGACCTGTCATTTATCGAGACTTCAAGACATCAAACATTTTGCTAGATGAGGTCAGCATAATTTACAAACACTGTTTTGAAAGAAAATCCTAGTAACTCAATTTGTGCTAATCATTCTCTCTTTGAAACCTAATGTACGCGGTTCAAATTATGCAGGATTATAATGCTAAACTATCAGATTTTGGTCTAGCGAAGGATGGACCTATGGGAGACCAAACACATGTTTCAACACGTGTAATGGGAACTTATGGATATGCAGCTCCAGAGTATGTGATGACTGGTAAGTGAGCTTAGTTTGTCTCCCTCTGTAGTATTGGGATCAAAATCACTATTTTGTACTCCATAGTACTATGTATGATTGTTATAATGCTGACCTATGTTTGACTTGGAAAAAAGAATCCAGAAGACCCCGCCCATTGATTAATAAAATTTCAACAGTCAAACTTGTCCGCTGTCCTGATCGGTCAAATCCCAACCAATCACATGGAGGGTTCTTCTGGAATCATTTTACTCATGGGTGGAAAATATTGGACTAGCTATACATATAGGTCATAGTTTGTGATTTATGTGCTAAGTCATGGTTTTTTCCCGCGAACAGGTCATCTAACAGCTAGAAGTGATGTTTATGGTTATGGAGTTGTACTCCTTGAGCTGCTGATTGGGAGAAGAGCTATGGACAAGAGCAGGCCAAGCAGAGAACATAACTTGGTTGAATGGGCACGGCCTCTATTGATCCATAGCAAAAAATTGGTAAGGATATTAGATCCAAGAATGGAAGGACAATATTCTCCTAGAGTTGCTCAAAAGGTGGCAAATTTGGCCTACCAATGTCTCAGTCAAAATCCCAAAGGAAGACCAATGATGAGTCAAGTGGTGGGGTTGCTAGAGACTTT
This DNA window, taken from Papaver somniferum cultivar HN1 chromosome 3, ASM357369v1, whole genome shotgun sequence, encodes the following:
- the LOC113358751 gene encoding probable serine/threonine-protein kinase PBL17 — protein: MFKNFKLMGNCLTPCKTLADHKPVQHKQIGLPSPTKPDSAVAPVQLPKPDVNTTPVVQTPKNVKDLRQNPGYRDVYIFSYLEMKIATKNFRPDQILGEGGFGIVYRGLIDETVRQGIKSTQVAIKQLNPEGFQGDREWLAEVNYLGQLSHPNLVKLIGFCCEDEHRLLVYEFMACGSLEKHLFRKVCLTMPWSIRMKIALDAAKGLAFLHGAERPVIYRDFKTSNILLDEDYNAKLSDFGLAKDGPMGDQTHVSTRVMGTYGYAAPEYVMTGHLTARSDVYGYGVVLLELLIGRRAMDKSRPSREHNLVEWARPLLIHSKKLVRILDPRMEGQYSPRVAQKVANLAYQCLSQNPKGRPMMSQVVGLLETFQSPPENTENLFAHRGGGPVTLYEVPKSPDVNTKEVNGKIPRSEEREHRKKSSQRRNEDREAGIHRSGQRRGEDREAGTRRREGPKPRKNRSKSEPPRIEADLYSPTSPSPMRDFEP